CGGCGCGGGGACCACGCAAGGACCGACCGCCCGCCACACTGGACTGCGGCACGGCACTCCGATCGTGTCGGGGTGAAGGGCACCTCCCGCCAAACCGGTTGGTGGAAGGTGCCCTTCACCCCGTTCCGCCGGGGGCACGCGACCCTCGTCGCGCGGTGCGGGTCCCTCCCCCCCCCCGCGGCCGCGCGCGGCGCCGGGACTGACGCGACTCCGGTGGGAGTCGGCCGTCTGATCCCCGTTGCAGTTGCGGGACGTGTCAGGCGGAACTGACCACTCACCCGCCACCAGCAGCGGCGCCAGTTCCGGGCGGAACCGACGTGCCCTCGGTCGTGGCTCCCGAGGGAGCGAGCTGAGCGGTCCGCGTCGGGCTCACGCCACCCTGATCACGTGCTTGCCCTGGACACCGCCGTGCTCCAGCGCGCGGTGCGCCGCCGCGGCCTCCTCCAGCGGGAAGACCGTGTCCACCGCGGGAGCCAGGCGGCCCTCGACCACGTGGCGGGCGAGGTCGTCGAGGTCGGCCCGCGTGGGGTTGCCGCTGAAGAAGCGCACCCGGCCGCGCCCGTGGACCGTGCTGGCCGCGATGGAGGCGAGCGACGAGACGGGCCGCGCCAGGTCGAAGGCGATGGTGGTCATGCGCCCGCCGGGACGCAGCAGGCGCCGGAACGCGAGCAGGTCGGTCCCCGCGGTGTCCACGACCACGTCGAAGCGGCCCAGGTCCGCCGGCCGCGTGGTCCGGTGGTCGAAGACCTCGTGCGCGCCGAGACCGCGGACGAAGTCGTGGTTGGCGGCGCGGGCCAGGGCCGTCACCTCGGCGCCGCGGGACCGTCCGAGCTGGACGGCGGCGTTGCCGACGCCGCCCGCCGCGCCCCGGACGAGCAACCGCTCCCCCGGGCGCAGCCGGGTCTTGTCCCGCAGGGCGGTGATCGCCGTCGTGGCCACCGGCAGCGCGGCGGCCTCCACCAGGTCGAGGCCGTCGGGCACCCTGCCGACCCGCTGGGCGGGCACGGCCACGTACTCGGCCGCGCTGCCGAGACCGGAGGAGCGCCCCACGACTCCCCACACGCGCTCGCCGGCCACCAGGTCCGTGACCCCGGTCCCCAGCGCGGCGACCTCGCCGGTGAAGTCCAAGCCGACGCGCTTGGGGAACCCCCGGCCGCTGAGGAGGCGGAGACGACCGGAACGCACCGCCAGTTCACCGCCGTTGACGCTGACCGCGCGCACGCGCACGAGGACCTCGCCGGGGCCCGGCTCGGGTCGTGGCACGCGGCCCACGTAGAGCACGTCCGGGCCGCCGTAGCGGTCGTAGAGCACTGCCTGCATCGTGCGGTCGTCCATCGTCCTGCCCTCTCCGCCGGGGTCGTACCGGGCCGACCGTAGGCTCGGAAACGGACGCGACCGTCCGCTTCCAGCCGAAGTGAGAGACACCGATGGCCGAACCCTCTCGGATCCCAGCCCGCGACGGGGTGCGGGCGGACGCCCGCCGCAACCGGGAACGCATCCTCACCGCCGCCCGCGCGGTGTTCGCGGAACGCGGGATCGACGCCCCGATGGCGACCGTGGCCCGGCGGGCCGGGGTCGGCGTGGCGACGCTGTACCGGCACTTCCCGACCCGCGACGCCCTGGTGCGGGGCGCGTACGCGCACCAGGTGGAGACGTGCTCGCGGGCGCTCACCGACGCGCTGGCCGATCCTGACCCGTGGCGGGGCTTCCGGCACCTGGTGGAGACGGTCTGCGCCCTGCACCGGGAGGAACGCGGGTTCCCCGCGGCCTTCCTCGCCGCCTTCCCGGAGAGCACGTCGGAGCACGGGCACCGAGCCGAGCAGGACCTCAAGGCGTTGGTGCGCAGGGCCCAGGCGGCGGGCGCGCTGCGGCCCGACTTCCACCCGTCCGACATCGCCGTGGTCCTGCTGGCGCACTGCGGTCTGGTGGCGGCCCTGCCGGACGACGCGGCCGCGTCCCGGCGCCTGGTGGCCTACCTGCTCCAGTCGTTCCGCGCCGACGCCGCCACCGCACCGCTGCCGCTGCCGAGCGGGCTGACGCTGCCCGGTCTCCTGACCGCGGTCGGCGATCCCGGGCGCCGGCCCCCGGCCTGACGCGCGTCAGGGCAGGACGACGATCCGCCCACCGGTCCGGCCGGCCTCCTGCCTGCGGTGGGCCTCGGCGGCCTCCGCCAGGGGCAGCCGCGCCCCGACGCGGGGCCGCAGCGTGCCGTCGGCCAACCGCGCGTTGATGGTCCTCGCCGCCTCCGCGAGCTCGCTGACCGTGGCCCTGCTGATCACGAAGCCGTGGACGCTGATGTCGTGGGTGTAGAAGTGCCGGGCGGGCAGGTCGACGGTCGGGCGGGCGGTGGCGGTGAGCACGACCCGAGCCCCGGGGGCGAGCAGCGGCGCGATCGCGGCGAGGTCGTGGTGGCCGGAGGTGTCCCAGTAGACGTCCGCGCCGTGCGGCACGGCGTCGCGGAGCCGGTCGACGTGGTCGGGGGCGTGGTGGTCGACCACGGCGCGGGCCCCGCTGGACCGGCACCACGCGGCGTCCCGCTCGGACGCGGTGGCGACGACGTGCGCACCGGCCGCGGCGGCGAGCTGGACCACCGCGCTGCCGACACCGCCCGCGCCGCCGGCGACGACGACCGTGTCCGCGGGACCGAGGCGCGCCTCGCGGAACAGCCCCAGGCAGGCCGTGCCCGCGGGGTGCAGCACCGCGACCGCCTCGGTGGCGTCCACGCCGTCCGGCAGGTGGTACAGCCGGCCGGCGGCCACCACGACGTCCTGGGCGAAGGAGCCCTGCCGCCCGTCGTGCCCGAGGCTGTTGCACCACACGCGGTCCCCGGGGCGGAACCCGGCGGCGCCGGGGCCCGCGGCGGTGACGGTGCCCACCAGGTCCCGGCCGATGATGAACGGGAACGGCGTCGGGGTCGGGTACCAGCCGGAGCGCACGAGCGTGTCGACCCGGTTCACCGCCAACGCCTCCGTGCGCACCAGCACGTCGGTGGGCCCGAGGTCCGGCACCGGCAGCGGCCCGACCTCGATGCGCTCCGGCGGCCCCAGCTCGGTGACGTAGGCGGCCAGCGTCTCCACGGCGTCCCCTCCTCCGCTCCCCGGTCCCGCCTGGCACCGACACCCTCCACCACCGCGACCTCGACCGCCAGGTGCCGTGGTGTCCACCGTCCGTGGCTGTCCCGCGCTCGCTGCGGTGCGGGCCTCGGCGGGCTGGCTTAGGGTTCGGGCGAGACGCGCTCGGCAGGGGGGAAGGGGATGCGGGCGGTGGAGGATCCTGCGGACAGAGCCCCCACGACGGGAGCCGGACCGGCTCGCGAGACCGTTCCCCCACGAGCGTCCGGTCCCCTCGACGTACCGGCAGCGGTGCGATGAGCAGCGCCCTGGACGCCGCCGGGATCACCGACCCGCGCCTGCGGGCGGCGTACCTGCTCTGCCGCCGGATCAACGCCCGGCACGGCAAGACCTACTACCTCGCGACCCGGTTGCTCGCGCCCTGCCAGCGCCCGGCGGTGCACGCGCTCTACGGCTTCGCCCGCTGGGCCGACGACGTCGTCGACCACGCCGGCGGGCACCCCGACGAGCGGGCGGCGCGGCTGGACGCCGTGTCCCGGGAGCTGTTCGCCGGCCTGGACCGCGGCCACAGCGACCACCCGGTCATCGCCGCCGTCCTCGACACCGCGCGGCGCTACGGCATCCGCCGGTCCCTGTTCGAGGACTTCCTGCGGTCCATGCGCATGGACCTCACGGTGACCGAGTACCCCGACCGGCGGGCGCTCGACGTCTACGTCCGCGGCTCGGCGGAGGCGATCGGCCTGGAGATGCTGCCGGTGCTGGGCACCGTGTGCGACGAGGAGGACGCCGCGCCCCACGCGGCCGCGCTGGGCAAGGCCTTCCAGCTCACCAACTTCCTGCGCGACGTCGCCGAGGACCTCGACCTCGGTCGCGTCTACCTGCCCGCCGACGAGCTCGCCGCGTTCGGCGTGGACCGCGACCTGCTGCTCTGGTGCCGGCAGCACGGGCGCACCGATCCCCGGGTCCGAGCCGCCCTGGCGGACCAGCACGCGACCACCCGGGCGATCTACCGCTTCGCCCGCGACGGCATCCCGCTGCTGCACCCGCTGTCGCGGCCCTGCATCGGCACCGCACTGGTGCTGTACTCGGAGATCCTGGACCAGATCGAAGCATCCGACTTCGCGGTGTTCGCGCACCGGGCCAGGGTCGGCCACCTCCGCCGCGCGCGGGTCGCCACGGCCGGCCTGGTGCAGGTGCTGCGGCTGCGCAGCAGGGCGCGGGGTGCGCGGCACCTCCCCGCTGCGACTCGGAGGTGGGCGTGATGGAGCGGTTCGAGTACCTGCTCGTGCTCGCCGGGTGCCTGGCGATCACCGCCCCGCTGGAGTTCCTCGGCGCGCGGGTCTACCGGCGGCCCGCCCGGCTGGCGCGTGCGGTGCTGCCGGTGGCCCTGGTGTTCGTCGTCTGGGACGTGCTCGCCATCGCGGCGCAGGTGTGGAGCTACGACCCGCAGTACCTCACGGGTGTCCGGTTGCCGTTCGCGCTGCCGTTGGAGGAGCTGCTGTTCTTCCTGGTGGTGCCGGTGTGCGGGCTGCTGACCTACTGCTGCGTGCAGGCGATGCTGGCGCGCCGGCGTCCGCGGAAGGAGGCCGGGCGGTGACCGGCCTCGGCTACACGGTCCCGGCCGTCCTCGCGGTCGTCGCGGTGTGCTGGTGGGAGCTGAAGGTGCTGCGCACCGGCTTGTTCGACAAGCCCGCGTACTGGGTCTCGATGGTGATCGTGCTGGCCTTCCAGGTCCCCGTGGACGGCTGGCTGACCAAGCTCACCGCGCCCATCGTGCGGTACGCGCCGGAACACATCAGCGGGCTCCGGTTCCCGTGGGACATCCCGGTGGAGGACTTCCTGTTCGGGTTCGCGCTCGTCACCGCCGTCCTGCTGCTGTGGGAACGCCGGGAGGGGTCGGCATGAGGATCGGGCGGGACGGACTGGCGCGCGAGGCGGTGCCGGACGCGTTCGACACGGGCGCGGCCGCCTACGACCGGCTCGTCGGCGCCAACCCCGGCTACCACGCCCACCTGCGGCTGTCGGCCCACCGGATGCGCCTGCCGGACGGCGGTCGGGGCCTGCGGCTGCTGGACGTCGGCTGCGGCACCGGCGCCTCCACCGCGGCACTGCTGGACGTCGCGCCGCACGCGGAGATCATCGGGGTCGACCCGTCACCGGAGATGCTGGCGCAGGCCCGGGCGAAGCCCTGGCCCGCGTCGGTGGAGTTCGTCCACGCCCGCATCGAGGACGCGCCCGCCGCGGGGGTGTCCGGGCCGTTCGACGGGATCTTCGCCGCCTACGCGATCCGCAACCTCGCCGACCCGGACCGGGGACTGCGGCTGCTGCGGAGCCTGCTGCGCCCCGGTGCGCCGTTCGCCGCGCACGAGTACTCGGTCCGCGACTCGGTGGTGGCCACGGCCGTCTGGCACGCGGTGTGCTGGTCGATCATCATCCCGGCCGGGACGGTGCTGACCGGCAGCAGCGCGCTCTACCGCCACCTGTGGCGCAGCGTCACCAGCTTCGACGGTGCGGCGAGGTTCCGGCAGCGGCTGGTGGACGCCGGGTTCACCGACGTGCGCAGCGCGACGATGACCGGGTGGCAGCGCGGGGTGGTGCACACCTTCGTGGCGACGACCCGGGGGGACGGGTGAACGCCACCGGCCCCCGTGACCCGCGCGCGGTCCGGCACCTCGCGCCGCGGGGCGCCGCGCACGCCGACCTGCTCCAGCGGCGTCCCCGCGCCGTCGTGGCGGGCGCGGGGATCGCGGGCCTGACCGCGGCGACCGGACTCGCCGAACGCGGGGTCGAGGTCACCGTCGTCGAACGCGAGGAGCACCTCGGCGGCCGGGTGGGCGCGTGGACCGAACGCGCGGTGGACGGCACCGCGCTGTCGATGAGCCGCGGCTTCCACGCCTTCTTCCGGCAGTACTACAACCTCCGCGCGCTGCTGCGCCGCGCCGATCCCGCGCTGGCCCGGCTGCGCCCGGTGGAGGACTACCCGCTGCTGGACGCCCACGGCCGCCGCGACACCTTCCGCGGGCTGCCGCGCACGCCACCGTGGAACGCGCTGTTCTTCGCCTTGCGCAGCCCCACCTTCCGGTTGCCGGACCTGCTGCGGCTCGACCCGCGCGCGGCCGCTCCCCTCGGCTCGGTGTCCGTGCCGGAGGTCTACGAGGAGCTCGACCACGTCGACGCCGAGACGCTGGTGCGGCGCATCGGCTTCCCGCCGTCGGCGCGGCACCTGGCGTTCGAGGTGTTCTCCCGCAGCTTCTTCGCCCCACCGCGCGAGATGTCCGCCGCCGAGCTCGCCACGATGTTCCACCTCTACTTCCTGGGGTCGACCGAGGGCCTGGTGTTCGACGTCCCGGACGCGGCGTTCGACACCGCGCTGTGGGAGCCGCTGCGGGCGCACCTCGAGCAGCGGGGCGTGCGGTTCCGCACCGGCGTCGAGGTCACCGGCGTCGACCGCGCGGACGGCGGGTTCCGCGTGCGCACCGGGGACGGCGAGGCACTGCCCGCCGACGGCGTGGTGCTGGCCCTGGACGTGGCGGGCCTGCGCTCGGTCGTCACCGCGTCCCCCGAGCTGCACGACCGGGAGTGGCGCGAGCGGGTGCTGGGGCTGCGCACCGCACCGCCGTTCCTGGTGCACCGCCTGTGGCTGGACCGTCCCGTCGCACCGGACCGGCCCCCGTTCCTCGCGACCAGCGGTCGTCCACCGCTGGACAACATCAGCGTGCTCAACCGCTACGAGCGCGAGGCCCGCGCGTGGGCCGCCCGCCACCGGGGCGCCGTCGTGGAACTGCACGCCTACGCCGCGGGGTCCGGCGACGACGGGGCGGACCGGGTCCGGGAGCTGCGCAGCCGTCTCCTCGCCCGGATGCACGAGGTCTACCCGGAGACCGCCCGCGCGCGGACCGTCGCGGAGTCCTCGCAGTGGCGGCAGGACTGCCCCCTGCCCGGGCTCGGCGACTTCTCCCGGCGTCCCCGGGTGCGCACCCCGTTCGACGGGCTGGTCCTGTGCGGCGACGCGATCCGCATCGACCTGCCGGTCGCCCTGATGGAACGAGCTGCGGCCACCGGCTGGCACGCCGCCAACCGGCTGCTCGCCCGGTGGGGCCTCGCCGGTCACGAGCTCACGACCGTGCCCACGCGCGGCCGGCACGCGCTGCTGCGCGCCTGGGCCGCATCGAGGAAGGTGATGAGGTGATGACCGAGAGCTGGCTGCGCCGGTACTGGCCGCGCACCTGGCCGCTGCAACCGATCCCCCGCACGCCGTGGGCGCGGCAGGAGCCGACGTACCGCGACGCCCGCCCGGACCTGATCCACTCCGCTCTCAAGCGCGCGCAGGCCCGGCCCTCCGGGAACTGGTACGCCTTCGCCGCCAGCCGGGACGTCCGCTCCGACCGGCCGCACGGGTGCACCGTGGCCGGGACCGAGCTGGTGGCCTGGCGCGACGAAGGGGGCAAGCTCCTCGTCGGTCCTGGCGCCTGTCCGCACCTGGGCGCCCCGCTGGCGCAGGGGCGGGTGTCCGACGGCGCCCTGCTCTGCCGCTGGCACGGTCTGCGCCTGTCCGAGACCAGCGACTGCGGCTGGCGGGTCCTGCCCAGCCACGACGACGGCGTCCTGGCGTGGGTGCGGCTGGACCGGGCGGGTGGCGAGACGCCCACCGCTCTCCCCCACCTGCCGGAACGTCCCGAGCTGGACACGAGCGTCCACTCGGTCGCCACCCTCGTCGGGACCTGCGAACCCCGGGACGTCATCGCGAACCGGCTCGACCCCTGGCACGGCGCCTGGTTCCACCCGTACTCGTTCACCCGGCTGCGGGTGCTGCAGACCCCGCGGGAGGACGACGACCGGTTCGTCGTGGCGGTGACCTTCGTCGTCGCGCCGGGGATCGGCGTCCCCGTGCACGCGGAGTTCACCTGCCCCGAGCCGCGCACGATCGTCATGCGGATCATCGACGGCGAAGGCGTGGGCAGCGTCGTGGAAACGCACGCCACCCCGCTCGGTACCGGCGACGACGGCAAGCCGCGGACGGCGGTCGTGGAAGCCGTCATCGCGCGGTCGGAGCGCCCGGGCTTCGCCGTGGCCAGGGCGGCCGCGCCGCTCCTCCGGCCGACCATGCGCCGGGCAGCCGCCCGGCTGTGGCGGGACGACCTGGCCTAC
This region of Saccharopolyspora hordei genomic DNA includes:
- a CDS encoding NAD(P)-dependent alcohol dehydrogenase; its protein translation is MDDRTMQAVLYDRYGGPDVLYVGRVPRPEPGPGEVLVRVRAVSVNGGELAVRSGRLRLLSGRGFPKRVGLDFTGEVAALGTGVTDLVAGERVWGVVGRSSGLGSAAEYVAVPAQRVGRVPDGLDLVEAAALPVATTAITALRDKTRLRPGERLLVRGAAGGVGNAAVQLGRSRGAEVTALARAANHDFVRGLGAHEVFDHRTTRPADLGRFDVVVDTAGTDLLAFRRLLRPGGRMTTIAFDLARPVSSLASIAASTVHGRGRVRFFSGNPTRADLDDLARHVVEGRLAPAVDTVFPLEEAAAAHRALEHGGVQGKHVIRVA
- a CDS encoding TetR/AcrR family transcriptional regulator produces the protein MAEPSRIPARDGVRADARRNRERILTAARAVFAERGIDAPMATVARRAGVGVATLYRHFPTRDALVRGAYAHQVETCSRALTDALADPDPWRGFRHLVETVCALHREERGFPAAFLAAFPESTSEHGHRAEQDLKALVRRAQAAGALRPDFHPSDIAVVLLAHCGLVAALPDDAAASRRLVAYLLQSFRADAATAPLPLPSGLTLPGLLTAVGDPGRRPPA
- a CDS encoding zinc-binding dehydrogenase; this translates as METLAAYVTELGPPERIEVGPLPVPDLGPTDVLVRTEALAVNRVDTLVRSGWYPTPTPFPFIIGRDLVGTVTAAGPGAAGFRPGDRVWCNSLGHDGRQGSFAQDVVVAAGRLYHLPDGVDATEAVAVLHPAGTACLGLFREARLGPADTVVVAGGAGGVGSAVVQLAAAAGAHVVATASERDAAWCRSSGARAVVDHHAPDHVDRLRDAVPHGADVYWDTSGHHDLAAIAPLLAPGARVVLTATARPTVDLPARHFYTHDISVHGFVISRATVSELAEAARTINARLADGTLRPRVGARLPLAEAAEAHRRQEAGRTGGRIVVLP
- a CDS encoding phytoene/squalene synthase family protein; this translates as MSSALDAAGITDPRLRAAYLLCRRINARHGKTYYLATRLLAPCQRPAVHALYGFARWADDVVDHAGGHPDERAARLDAVSRELFAGLDRGHSDHPVIAAVLDTARRYGIRRSLFEDFLRSMRMDLTVTEYPDRRALDVYVRGSAEAIGLEMLPVLGTVCDEEDAAPHAAALGKAFQLTNFLRDVAEDLDLGRVYLPADELAAFGVDRDLLLWCRQHGRTDPRVRAALADQHATTRAIYRFARDGIPLLHPLSRPCIGTALVLYSEILDQIEASDFAVFAHRARVGHLRRARVATAGLVQVLRLRSRARGARHLPAATRRWA
- a CDS encoding lycopene cyclase domain-containing protein: MERFEYLLVLAGCLAITAPLEFLGARVYRRPARLARAVLPVALVFVVWDVLAIAAQVWSYDPQYLTGVRLPFALPLEELLFFLVVPVCGLLTYCCVQAMLARRRPRKEAGR
- a CDS encoding lycopene cyclase domain-containing protein; protein product: MTGLGYTVPAVLAVVAVCWWELKVLRTGLFDKPAYWVSMVIVLAFQVPVDGWLTKLTAPIVRYAPEHISGLRFPWDIPVEDFLFGFALVTAVLLLWERREGSA
- a CDS encoding class I SAM-dependent methyltransferase, translated to MRIGRDGLAREAVPDAFDTGAAAYDRLVGANPGYHAHLRLSAHRMRLPDGGRGLRLLDVGCGTGASTAALLDVAPHAEIIGVDPSPEMLAQARAKPWPASVEFVHARIEDAPAAGVSGPFDGIFAAYAIRNLADPDRGLRLLRSLLRPGAPFAAHEYSVRDSVVATAVWHAVCWSIIIPAGTVLTGSSALYRHLWRSVTSFDGAARFRQRLVDAGFTDVRSATMTGWQRGVVHTFVATTRGDG
- a CDS encoding FAD-dependent oxidoreductase — protein: MNATGPRDPRAVRHLAPRGAAHADLLQRRPRAVVAGAGIAGLTAATGLAERGVEVTVVEREEHLGGRVGAWTERAVDGTALSMSRGFHAFFRQYYNLRALLRRADPALARLRPVEDYPLLDAHGRRDTFRGLPRTPPWNALFFALRSPTFRLPDLLRLDPRAAAPLGSVSVPEVYEELDHVDAETLVRRIGFPPSARHLAFEVFSRSFFAPPREMSAAELATMFHLYFLGSTEGLVFDVPDAAFDTALWEPLRAHLEQRGVRFRTGVEVTGVDRADGGFRVRTGDGEALPADGVVLALDVAGLRSVVTASPELHDREWRERVLGLRTAPPFLVHRLWLDRPVAPDRPPFLATSGRPPLDNISVLNRYEREARAWAARHRGAVVELHAYAAGSGDDGADRVRELRSRLLARMHEVYPETARARTVAESSQWRQDCPLPGLGDFSRRPRVRTPFDGLVLCGDAIRIDLPVALMERAAATGWHAANRLLARWGLAGHELTTVPTRGRHALLRAWAASRKVMR
- a CDS encoding DUF5914 domain-containing protein: MTESWLRRYWPRTWPLQPIPRTPWARQEPTYRDARPDLIHSALKRAQARPSGNWYAFAASRDVRSDRPHGCTVAGTELVAWRDEGGKLLVGPGACPHLGAPLAQGRVSDGALLCRWHGLRLSETSDCGWRVLPSHDDGVLAWVRLDRAGGETPTALPHLPERPELDTSVHSVATLVGTCEPRDVIANRLDPWHGAWFHPYSFTRLRVLQTPREDDDRFVVAVTFVVAPGIGVPVHAEFTCPEPRTIVMRIIDGEGVGSVVETHATPLGTGDDGKPRTAVVEAVIARSERPGFAVARAAAPLLRPTMRRAAARLWRDDLAYAERRYRLRARREARAHLRH